In Solanum pennellii chromosome 3, SPENNV200, a single window of DNA contains:
- the LOC107012381 gene encoding non-symbiotic hemoglobin 2: MGFTDKQEALVKDSWEFMKQDIPQLSLRFFSLILEIAPVAKNMFSFLKDSDELPENNPKLKAHAVKVFKMTCESAIQLREKGEVVVGETTLKYLGSIHLQKGVADPHFEVVKEALLRTVKEAMGNKWKDEMKEAWSEAYDQLAAAIKAEMHAEAAA; encoded by the exons ATGGGGTTCACAGATAAACAAGAAGCTTTGGTGAAAGATTCATGGGAATTCATGAAGCAAGACATTCCTCAACTTAGTCTTCGTTTCTTCTCATT GATCCTGGAGATAGCACCAGTAGCAAAGAACATGTTCTCATTCTTGAAGGACTCTGATGAACTTCCTGAGAATAATCCCAAGCTTAAAGCTCATGCTGTTAAGGTTTTCAAGATG ACATGCGAATCAGCGATTCAGCTTCGAGAAAAGGGAGAAGTGGTGGTAGGTGAGACTACTCTCAAGTACTTGGGATCCATCCATCTTCAGAAAGGAGTTGCTGACCCTCATTTTGAG GTAGTAAAAGAAGCATTGTTGAGAACAGTGAAAGAAGCAATGGGAAATAAATGGAAGGATGAGATGAAAGAAGCATGGAGTGAAGCATATGACCAATTAGCTGCTGCCATCAAAGCCGAGATGCACGCTGAGGCTGCTGCctaa